A genomic window from Anthonomus grandis grandis chromosome 2, icAntGran1.3, whole genome shotgun sequence includes:
- the LOC126746861 gene encoding uncharacterized protein LOC126746861 — protein sequence MEVTCSFLRGHLQTHYKKLLVICTATATVYLVKKYMENKRKPKGKKEKKKIREFPTVDQIQKFIENLPFEAVRTGKAITLKDLLGELSEFSEDEDWKELIASVHTMYQDPEQNEQDKCEDTVSIMSIYEDPNALNMGGEETTDVEVAPTTEELKLDLVNGNQGKGDVELKREKEEELLENLLLGKQGEGDKESKELK from the exons atggaaGTCACTTGTTCTTTTTTAAGGGGGCACTTGCAAACTCACTATAAGAAACTGCTGGTCATATGCACCGCCACTGCGACAGTTTACctggtaaaaaaatacatggagAACAAACGGAAGCCGAAAggcaaaaaagagaaaaagaagaTCAGAGAGTTCCCAACCGTggatcaaattcaaaaatttatagaaaatttgccCTTTGAGGCTGTGAGGACCGGTAAGGCTATTACCCTTAAGGACTTACTGGGGGAGTTATCTGAGTTTAGTGAGGACGAGGACTGGAAGGAGTTGATTGCCAGTGTACACACAATGTATCAGGATCCAGAACAAAACGAACAAGACAAATGTGAGGATACAG taaGTATTATGAGCATTTATGAAGATCCGAATGCTCTCAATATGGGTGGGGAGGAGACTACGGACGTGGAAGTAGCACCGACAACGGAAGAACTAAAACTGGACCTCGTAAATGGCAATCAGGGAAAAGGTGATGTGGAACTTAAGCGGGAAAAAGAGGAAGAACTTCTGGAAAATTTGCTGCTGGGCAAACAGGGCGAGGGCGACAAAGAGTCCAAGGAGCTAAAGTAG